Proteins found in one Gigantopelta aegis isolate Gae_Host chromosome 12, Gae_host_genome, whole genome shotgun sequence genomic segment:
- the LOC121386081 gene encoding zinc finger BED domain-containing protein 4-like has product MALHLKKRHGIDINSKTSKTSETSSSSSVLSDKDSSSSSNTCTPSHAVKPQGHGQLSIAQAFQTKMAPGSARAQLITRNISLFIATDLRPFSLVDSKAFRNLLNTLEPKYNLPTRATFSRKEIPALCREVYAQVQSILNEAETVALTTDGWTSRATESYITITSHFIDKSWKLQNKVLQTQPMHESHTGVNIATVLKEAVGEWHLERPHGVQPLSSDGAANMALGVQLANMKPHIKCFAHTINLAAQKVLKINEVHRLLGRVKRIVTFFSQKYNSKSPAKTKARTVTVTEASTVDLGENPLEQCIRHVGALSRTTASYNGRTHVSGAVTRCRPGHADYY; this is encoded by the coding sequence ATGGCTCTTCATTTGAAAAAAAGGCATGGCATTGACATAAATtcaaaaacatcaaaaacatcagaaacatcttcttcatcttctgtcCTGTCTGACAAAGACtccagcagtagcagtaatacTTGTACTCCCTCTCATGCAGTCAAGCCTCAAGGTCATGGTCAGCTTAGTATTGCCCAAGCATTCCAAACGAAAATGGCCCCAGGTAGTGCCAGAGCACAACTCATTACAaggaacatttcactatttattgCCACAGATCTAAGACCTTTCTCACTGGTAGACAGTAAGGCATTCCGCAACTTATTAAACACCCTCGAACCGAAATACAACCTGCCTACACGTGCAACATTCAGTCGCAAGGAAATCCCTGCACTATGTCGAGAAGTGTACGCACAGGTACAATCAATTCTTAATGAAGCTGAAACAGTTGCACTAACTACAGATGGGTGGACCTCGCGTGCCACAGAAAGCTACATCACCATTACATCGCATTTTATTGATAAGAGCTGGAAGTTACAAAATAAAGTACTGCAAACCCAACCCATGCACGAATCGCATACAGGAGTCAATATTGCAACAGTTTTAAAAGAAGCAGTCGGTGAATGGCACTTGGAGCGACCACATGGGGTTCAACCATTATCTTCAGATGGTGCTGCTAACATGGCTTTAGGCGTGCAACTAGCTAACATGAAACCAcacattaaatgttttgcaCACACAATTAACTTGGCAGCACAGAAGGTGCTAAAAATCAACGAGGTTCATCGCTTATTGGGACGTGTGAAGAGAATAGTGACGTTTTTTTCACAAAAGTACAACAGCAAATCACCAGCTAAAACTAAAGCAAGAACTGTTACAGTTACCGAAGCATCAACTGTTGACTTAGGTGAAAACCCGTTGGAACAGTGCATACGACATGTTGGAGCGTTATCTAGAACAACAGCCAGCTATAATGGCCGCACTCATGTCTCGGGAGCTGTCACGCGATGCAGACCTGGACACGCTGACTACTACTGA